In one Chitinophaga sancti genomic region, the following are encoded:
- a CDS encoding CoA-acylating methylmalonate-semialdehyde dehydrogenase: protein MKYDQLQNFVNGSFTQIASDRTIPVISPIDGTLLTALPCSTAADLDIAVQAAKKAFPAWSRTPIKERVQVFFKYKFLLEKNLETLASMISEENGKTYAEAVQEVEKCIELTEFATSLPQLVTGEVLEVSSGVECRTTHVALGVVASIVPFNFPAMVPNWTIPNAIALGNCMIIKPSEKVPLSVGLLASLLKEAGLPDGVFNIVNGDSEIVNAICDHPGIAAVSFVGSTKVAKIVYQRATHNLKRCLALGGAKNHLLVLPDAKPDMTAQNIAASMSGCAGQRCMAASAMVGVGDVDHIVALLCEEARKIIPGKNLGAVINKAAKTRIEQYITEAENNGARILVDGRGAAVPGKENGTYVGPTIIDYVSPDMSVAKEEIFGPVISILRTSTIDEALDIENASPYGNAASVFTQNGSMARYVAERASAGMIGVNVGVPVPREPFSFGGWNESKFGVGDITGKSAIEFWTRLKKSTTKWNPEEGVNWMS from the coding sequence ATGAAATACGACCAATTACAGAATTTTGTAAATGGAAGTTTTACCCAAATCGCTTCCGATCGTACTATTCCCGTCATCTCTCCAATTGACGGCACATTATTGACAGCATTGCCCTGTTCAACGGCTGCAGATCTGGATATTGCTGTACAGGCAGCAAAAAAGGCGTTTCCTGCCTGGAGCCGTACACCTATTAAGGAGCGGGTGCAGGTATTTTTTAAATACAAGTTCCTGTTGGAGAAAAACCTGGAAACGCTGGCCAGTATGATCAGTGAAGAGAACGGGAAGACGTATGCAGAGGCGGTACAGGAAGTAGAAAAATGTATAGAGCTCACGGAGTTTGCGACCTCGCTGCCACAGCTGGTAACCGGCGAGGTGCTGGAGGTATCCAGTGGAGTGGAATGCCGTACTACCCACGTAGCTCTTGGCGTGGTGGCTTCGATCGTTCCCTTTAATTTTCCGGCGATGGTGCCTAACTGGACGATCCCTAATGCCATTGCGCTGGGCAATTGTATGATCATAAAGCCATCGGAAAAGGTGCCTTTGAGTGTGGGCCTGCTGGCTTCCTTATTAAAGGAGGCGGGCTTGCCGGATGGGGTGTTTAATATTGTGAATGGTGATAGTGAGATCGTGAACGCGATCTGTGATCATCCTGGTATAGCAGCGGTTTCTTTTGTAGGATCTACAAAGGTGGCTAAGATCGTATACCAGCGGGCTACACATAATTTGAAGCGATGCCTGGCGCTGGGAGGGGCTAAGAATCACCTGCTGGTATTGCCGGATGCCAAACCGGATATGACGGCGCAAAATATTGCGGCTTCTATGAGTGGCTGTGCAGGGCAGCGATGTATGGCGGCGTCGGCGATGGTGGGAGTGGGGGATGTGGACCACATCGTAGCGCTTTTGTGTGAGGAGGCACGGAAAATTATTCCCGGGAAAAATTTAGGAGCGGTGATTAATAAAGCTGCAAAAACGAGAATAGAACAGTATATTACAGAAGCAGAGAATAATGGCGCCCGCATATTGGTAGATGGCAGAGGCGCAGCAGTACCGGGTAAGGAAAACGGTACTTATGTAGGACCCACGATCATTGATTATGTTAGCCCGGACATGTCTGTAGCGAAGGAAGAAATATTCGGACCTGTGATAAGTATACTTCGCACTTCCACCATAGATGAAGCACTTGATATAGAAAATGCAAGCCCTTATGGGAATGCTGCGTCTGTGTTTACACAGAATGGCAGTATGGCGCGGTATGTGGCGGAGAGAGCGAGTGCGGGGATGATTGGGGTGAATGTGGGGGTGCCGGTGCCGAGGGAGCCGTTTTCGTTTGGAGGCTGGAATGAGAGTAAGTTTGGGGTGGGGGATATAACGGGGAAGAGTGCGATTGAGTTTTGGACGAGGTTGAAGAAGAGTACGACGAAGTGGAACCCGGAGGAGGGTGTGAATTGGATGAGTTGA
- a CDS encoding aminotransferase class III-fold pyridoxal phosphate-dependent enzyme, with the protein MSAIVDLSTAQEIIQDNLDYTLFSWSKQKGLQPIAVKHAEGVYLYDYDDKRYLDFSSGLMNVNIGHGNQRVTEAVMRQMQAVSYVTPGCVTAARGELGKKLAAISPGNLTKTLFTVCGASAIENAVKLARLYTGRHKIITRYRAFHGASYVAMSAGGDPRKLAVDAQQAPNFVHVEDPYCYRCPWGKEMSSCSRECVSHVERVIEFEGPENVAAILMEGESGSSGCIKYPPDYLQKIRAICDKHGILLIADEVMSGFGRTGKWFACDVHGVVPDMIATAKGITAGYLPLGALIVSDQIAAHFDERTLWLGLTYSAHPVCCAAGVEVLQIYEDEHLLENAARMGEYVKARVEEMKTQHPSIGDFRTTGLLGCIELVKNRETKEPMAPFNAKPEEMMVMNKVAGRIKQLGMYAFVRWNYVFIAPPLSITKEQMDEGLAIIDDALGIADEYVS; encoded by the coding sequence ATGTCTGCAATTGTTGACCTGTCAACTGCCCAGGAGATTATCCAGGATAATCTTGACTATACGCTATTTTCATGGAGCAAGCAGAAAGGCCTGCAACCCATCGCAGTGAAACATGCGGAAGGCGTGTATTTGTATGATTACGATGATAAACGCTACCTGGATTTTTCATCCGGCTTAATGAATGTCAATATCGGTCATGGCAACCAGCGGGTAACTGAAGCAGTCATGAGGCAGATGCAGGCAGTGAGTTATGTCACGCCAGGTTGTGTTACCGCAGCAAGAGGAGAACTGGGAAAGAAGCTGGCAGCTATTTCCCCTGGGAATTTAACGAAGACATTATTTACCGTTTGTGGCGCGAGCGCTATTGAAAATGCCGTAAAACTGGCAAGACTTTATACCGGAAGGCATAAGATCATCACCCGTTACCGTGCCTTTCACGGCGCCTCCTATGTAGCCATGAGTGCAGGGGGTGATCCCCGGAAACTGGCCGTGGATGCGCAGCAGGCCCCGAATTTTGTTCATGTCGAAGACCCTTATTGCTACAGGTGCCCCTGGGGAAAGGAAATGAGTTCCTGTTCACGGGAATGTGTCAGCCATGTGGAAAGGGTAATCGAATTTGAAGGACCGGAAAATGTAGCGGCGATCCTCATGGAAGGGGAAAGTGGCAGTTCTGGTTGTATCAAATATCCCCCCGATTACCTGCAAAAGATCAGGGCGATTTGTGATAAACATGGCATCCTGCTCATAGCAGATGAAGTGATGAGTGGATTTGGAAGAACAGGAAAATGGTTTGCCTGTGATGTGCATGGCGTAGTTCCCGATATGATTGCGACAGCAAAAGGAATAACAGCAGGTTATTTACCATTGGGTGCCCTGATAGTAAGTGACCAGATAGCGGCGCATTTTGACGAACGTACATTATGGCTGGGCTTGACTTATTCAGCGCATCCGGTTTGCTGTGCAGCCGGAGTAGAGGTGTTGCAGATCTATGAAGATGAGCATTTGCTGGAGAACGCAGCGAGGATGGGCGAATATGTGAAGGCAAGGGTCGAGGAGATGAAGACGCAGCATCCCAGTATTGGAGATTTTAGAACAACAGGATTATTGGGGTGCATAGAACTGGTAAAGAATCGGGAGACGAAGGAGCCGATGGCGCCGTTTAATGCGAAGCCGGAGGAAATGATGGTCATGAATAAGGTGGCAGGCCGGATAAAGCAGTTGGGAATGTATGCCTTTGTGAGGTGGAATTATGTATTTATCGCCCCGCCGCTAAGTATCACGAAAGAGCAGATGGATGAGGGATTAGCGATAATTGATGATGCATTGGGAATAGCGGATGAGTATGTGAGCTGA
- a CDS encoding NCS1 family nucleobase:cation symporter-1 produces the protein MPTNLYSEDLAPVPAGSRTWNTWNYAALWISMSLCIPTYMLASSLIEGGMNWWQAILTIFAGNTVVLIPMILNGQAGTKYGIPFPVFARASFGTKGANVPALLRAIVACGWFGIQTWIGGFAIYQMLRLWIPALEQLPLVFPASWGLATGPAICFILFWILNMYVVYLGIDSIKKLLVFKAIFLPVAALALLYWAIHAVSGGLGPILTQPSKFTNAASFWAFFIPGLTGMVGFWATLSLNIPDFTRYARSQQAQVKGQALGLPTSMTLFSFIGVVVTSATTIVYGTTIWDPVVLAGKFDNKVLVSIAMIAVAISTLATNIAANIVSPANDFAHLNPAKISFRTGGFITGIIGILIFPWKLVADPSGYIFTWLVGYSSLLGPVGGIMIADYYMLRRQQLELDELYQHDGRYSYRNGYNRYAMLALLLGIAPNIPGFLATIHVIAADALPGWIIGMYSYAWFVGFFVSGIGYMLMMRSVRAVEYVAAK, from the coding sequence ATGCCTACCAATTTGTACAGTGAAGATCTGGCACCCGTACCTGCCGGCAGCAGGACCTGGAATACCTGGAATTATGCAGCACTCTGGATTAGTATGAGCCTGTGTATCCCCACCTACATGCTTGCCAGTTCGCTGATAGAAGGAGGTATGAACTGGTGGCAGGCCATCCTCACGATCTTCGCAGGCAATACCGTCGTATTGATTCCCATGATCTTAAATGGTCAGGCAGGCACCAAATACGGCATCCCATTCCCTGTATTTGCCCGCGCCAGCTTTGGAACCAAAGGGGCTAATGTGCCGGCGCTGCTAAGGGCCATCGTTGCCTGCGGTTGGTTTGGTATTCAAACATGGATTGGTGGTTTTGCCATCTACCAGATGCTTCGGCTATGGATCCCGGCATTGGAACAATTGCCCTTGGTATTCCCCGCTTCCTGGGGATTGGCAACTGGTCCGGCAATCTGTTTTATTCTTTTCTGGATACTGAATATGTATGTCGTGTATTTAGGCATCGACAGCATAAAAAAATTATTGGTTTTCAAAGCGATTTTCCTGCCTGTGGCGGCACTGGCTTTACTATACTGGGCCATTCATGCAGTAAGTGGTGGATTAGGCCCTATCCTTACACAGCCGTCAAAGTTCACAAACGCCGCTTCATTCTGGGCATTCTTCATTCCCGGGTTAACTGGTATGGTGGGCTTTTGGGCTACGCTGTCATTGAACATTCCTGATTTTACACGATATGCACGCAGTCAGCAGGCCCAGGTAAAAGGGCAGGCACTTGGATTACCTACATCCATGACATTGTTTTCATTCATTGGTGTGGTGGTTACATCAGCTACGACAATCGTATATGGCACAACGATCTGGGATCCGGTTGTACTGGCTGGTAAATTTGATAATAAAGTACTGGTGAGTATAGCAATGATAGCGGTGGCGATATCAACACTGGCTACTAACATAGCAGCGAATATTGTAAGTCCTGCCAATGATTTTGCACACCTGAATCCTGCGAAGATCAGTTTCCGTACGGGAGGCTTTATCACAGGAATTATTGGGATCCTCATATTCCCCTGGAAACTGGTAGCTGATCCGAGTGGATATATATTTACCTGGCTGGTGGGGTATTCCAGTTTGCTGGGTCCAGTAGGAGGGATCATGATAGCAGATTATTACATGCTGCGGAGACAGCAACTGGAATTGGATGAATTGTATCAGCATGATGGCAGGTATAGTTATAGGAATGGGTATAACAGGTATGCAATGCTGGCATTACTGTTAGGGATTGCACCGAATATACCAGGTTTCCTGGCAACAATACATGTGATAGCTGCGGATGCATTGCCGGGATGGATAATTGGGATGTACAGTTATGCGTGGTTTGTGGGGTTCTTTGTTTCAGGGATTGGGTATATGTTGATGATGCGGTCAGTAAGAGCGGTGGAGTATGTGGCTGCGAAGTAG
- the hydA gene encoding dihydropyrimidinase yields the protein MSLLIKNGRIITAADDYIADIFIEGEVITAIGKNLPFNATREIDADGKLIFPGGIDPHVHLAMPFMGTFSSDTHETGTRAALFGGTTTVIDFVLQTQGHSLKEALDDWNSRARGTAVGDYSFHMAVTDFNENTKTEIKTMIEEEGITSFKTFMAYKGALMIDDRQMVALMQEVKKHGGMVTVHATNGDVIDYLVAQNRANGNLSPRYHYISQPEVTEAEASGRFADLSNYTGCPGYIVHLTCEGALNAVRNATRRNQHVFVETCIQYLLLDRSYYERGFESAKWVMSPPLREPKDQATLWAGINQGLVNVVATDHCPFMWEQKLMGKDDFSKIPNGHPAIENRMELLYSEGVHGKRISLNKFVEVACTNPAKIFGMFPRKGTIGIGSDADLVIFDPNEAHVLSVSGHHMNVDYSAYEGWPVTGKVKMVLLRGQVAIENGECLLEKGAGKFIKRDKVKGFI from the coding sequence ATGTCACTGCTGATTAAAAACGGAAGAATCATTACAGCTGCCGATGATTACATCGCGGATATTTTTATAGAAGGAGAAGTAATCACCGCCATCGGTAAAAACCTTCCATTCAATGCTACCCGGGAAATAGACGCCGACGGCAAACTAATTTTCCCCGGCGGCATCGACCCGCATGTCCACCTGGCCATGCCATTCATGGGTACCTTCTCCAGTGACACCCACGAAACCGGCACCCGCGCCGCCTTATTTGGCGGCACCACCACCGTTATTGATTTTGTACTACAAACACAAGGTCATTCACTAAAAGAAGCACTCGACGACTGGAATAGCCGTGCCCGTGGTACCGCAGTTGGAGATTACAGTTTCCACATGGCAGTGACGGACTTCAATGAGAACACAAAAACAGAAATAAAAACCATGATAGAGGAAGAAGGCATCACTTCTTTCAAAACATTCATGGCCTACAAAGGTGCTTTGATGATAGACGACAGGCAGATGGTCGCACTGATGCAGGAAGTCAAAAAACATGGTGGAATGGTTACAGTCCATGCCACCAACGGAGATGTGATAGATTACCTGGTAGCACAAAACAGAGCAAACGGTAATTTATCTCCCCGTTATCATTACATTTCCCAGCCAGAAGTCACCGAAGCAGAGGCCTCCGGCCGCTTTGCAGATCTATCAAATTATACAGGCTGCCCTGGCTATATCGTACACCTCACCTGCGAAGGAGCGCTGAATGCAGTGCGCAATGCCACCCGGCGCAATCAGCACGTATTTGTAGAGACCTGTATTCAATACCTGTTACTGGACAGGTCTTATTATGAAAGGGGATTTGAAAGTGCAAAATGGGTAATGAGTCCGCCATTGCGGGAGCCCAAAGATCAGGCTACACTCTGGGCAGGCATTAATCAGGGCCTGGTAAATGTGGTAGCTACAGATCATTGCCCGTTTATGTGGGAGCAGAAATTGATGGGTAAGGATGATTTTTCAAAGATTCCGAATGGCCATCCGGCAATAGAGAACAGGATGGAATTATTATATAGTGAAGGCGTGCATGGAAAAAGGATTTCACTCAACAAATTTGTGGAAGTAGCATGTACAAATCCGGCAAAGATATTTGGGATGTTTCCGCGCAAAGGCACGATTGGGATAGGAAGTGATGCGGACCTGGTGATCTTTGATCCGAATGAAGCGCATGTGTTGTCGGTAAGCGGTCATCACATGAATGTGGATTACTCTGCGTATGAGGGCTGGCCTGTTACAGGTAAGGTGAAGATGGTGTTGTTGCGGGGGCAGGTGGCGATAGAGAATGGAGAGTGTTTGCTGGAGAAAGGAGCAGGGAAGTTTATTAAAAGGGATAAAGTGAAGGGATTTATTTAG
- a CDS encoding nitrilase-related carbon-nitrogen hydrolase, protein MSRIIKSGLIQMSLPKTEGEGTIEEIKEAMFQKHVPLIEAAGEQGVQILCLQEIFNTPYFCPGQNSDWYQSAEPVPGPTTERMAAYAAKYNMVIIVPVYEKEQAGVLYNTAAIIDADGKYLGKYRKNHIPHTSGFWEKFFFKPGNLGYPVFQTRYAKVGIYICYDRHFPDGARVLGLNGAEIVYNPSATVAGLSQYLWKLEQPAHAAANGYFMGCINRVGEEKPWNLGKFYGSSYFVDPRGQIFAQASEDKDELLVAEFDLGMIDEVRSVWQFFRDRRPETYGKLTEL, encoded by the coding sequence ATGTCACGCATCATTAAATCAGGGCTAATCCAGATGAGCTTACCGAAGACTGAAGGCGAAGGTACCATTGAAGAAATCAAAGAAGCCATGTTCCAAAAACATGTGCCACTGATAGAGGCAGCGGGAGAGCAAGGAGTGCAGATCCTTTGTCTGCAGGAAATTTTCAACACCCCTTATTTCTGCCCCGGTCAGAACAGCGATTGGTACCAATCCGCAGAACCGGTACCTGGCCCCACTACAGAACGTATGGCAGCATACGCAGCAAAGTACAATATGGTGATCATCGTACCAGTCTATGAAAAAGAGCAGGCAGGGGTATTGTACAACACAGCAGCGATCATTGATGCTGATGGAAAATATTTAGGAAAATATAGAAAGAATCATATACCACATACATCCGGTTTCTGGGAAAAGTTTTTCTTCAAACCAGGGAACCTGGGCTATCCTGTATTTCAGACCCGGTATGCGAAAGTGGGCATATACATCTGTTATGACCGGCATTTTCCGGACGGCGCGCGTGTATTGGGATTGAATGGTGCAGAGATCGTATATAACCCTTCTGCCACAGTCGCAGGCTTGTCTCAGTATCTCTGGAAACTGGAGCAGCCGGCGCATGCAGCAGCCAATGGGTATTTCATGGGATGTATTAATAGAGTAGGAGAAGAGAAGCCTTGGAACTTAGGGAAGTTTTATGGTTCTTCTTATTTCGTGGACCCAAGAGGGCAGATTTTTGCACAGGCCTCAGAAGATAAAGATGAGTTGCTGGTGGCAGAATTTGATTTGGGGATGATAGATGAAGTGCGGAGTGTATGGCAGTTTTTCAGAGACCGGAGGCCGGAGACGTATGGAAAATTGACAGAGTTGTGA
- a CDS encoding NAD(P)-dependent oxidoreductase yields the protein MALRNNRLTNEEYDEHFSDIHPPFETHNAALVEANRCLFCYDAPCTKSCPTSINVPKFIKQITTENLKGAAYTIFSANIMGGGCSKVCPVEKLCEGACVYNLMEEAPIPIAKLQRYATERAIHEKWPLFTRQASNGKKVAVIGAGPAGLSCAHALSREGVEVTIYEKEGKGGGLMTYGIAAYKVTPQFCQEEVDYITSLGGIHVLYNMQLGKDVLLETLQQEYDAVYLAFGVGMARQLAISGEQLNGVVDAIRFIYEIRTKGYPEVPVGESVAVIGLGMTAIDAATQAMRLGAKEVTLVYRRTEAEMPCTAAELNIAKLDGCNIIWLAAPKEIVGENGHVKTLVCEVMRLDERKLPVGTGELISLNVDMVIKATGQLPYTMAAPKIDNEHGRVLINEHAATNLPGVFAGGDCVNGGKEVVDAVQAGKEGAKAILKYLFREVE from the coding sequence ATGGCCCTTCGTAATAACAGGTTAACAAACGAGGAATACGACGAGCATTTCAGCGACATCCATCCTCCCTTCGAAACACACAATGCAGCATTGGTAGAAGCCAATCGTTGCCTGTTCTGCTATGATGCGCCCTGTACGAAAAGCTGCCCCACCAGCATCAATGTACCCAAATTCATTAAACAGATCACCACAGAAAATTTAAAAGGCGCAGCCTACACCATTTTCTCTGCCAACATCATGGGAGGAGGCTGTTCAAAAGTATGCCCTGTAGAAAAATTGTGCGAAGGTGCCTGTGTATACAACCTCATGGAGGAAGCGCCTATTCCCATTGCAAAACTGCAACGTTATGCTACCGAGCGGGCTATTCATGAAAAATGGCCATTATTCACCAGGCAGGCTTCCAATGGCAAAAAAGTCGCCGTAATTGGTGCAGGGCCGGCAGGCCTGAGTTGTGCACATGCCTTATCCAGGGAAGGAGTGGAGGTAACGATCTATGAAAAGGAAGGCAAGGGCGGTGGATTAATGACCTATGGCATTGCGGCTTATAAAGTGACACCTCAGTTTTGCCAGGAGGAAGTGGATTATATCACTTCATTAGGAGGCATCCATGTATTGTATAATATGCAATTGGGCAAAGATGTATTACTGGAAACGTTACAGCAGGAATACGATGCTGTATACCTGGCTTTTGGTGTTGGTATGGCCAGGCAATTAGCCATCTCCGGAGAGCAGTTGAACGGGGTTGTTGATGCGATTCGTTTTATCTATGAAATCCGTACCAAGGGCTATCCGGAGGTGCCGGTAGGAGAATCGGTGGCCGTGATTGGTCTGGGGATGACTGCGATTGATGCAGCAACGCAGGCAATGCGCTTAGGCGCAAAAGAGGTGACACTGGTATATAGAAGAACGGAGGCAGAAATGCCTTGTACCGCAGCGGAATTGAATATCGCCAAACTGGATGGGTGTAATATTATCTGGCTGGCAGCACCAAAGGAGATCGTGGGAGAAAACGGACATGTGAAAACCCTGGTGTGTGAGGTGATGCGCCTGGATGAGAGAAAGTTACCGGTGGGTACGGGAGAGCTGATCTCGTTAAATGTAGATATGGTGATTAAGGCGACGGGGCAGTTGCCGTATACGATGGCTGCGCCGAAGATAGATAATGAGCATGGCAGGGTGTTGATAAATGAGCATGCGGCGACTAATTTGCCAGGTGTGTTTGCAGGTGGGGATTGTGTGAATGGGGGGAAGGAAGTAGTGGATGCGGTGCAGGCAGGGAAGGAGGGAGCGAAGGCGATATTGAAGTATTTGTTTAGAGAGGTGGAATAG
- the preA gene encoding NAD-dependent dihydropyrimidine dehydrogenase subunit PreA, whose product MADLSTNFLGIKSPNPFWLASAPPTDKQVNVLRAFEAGWGGVVWKTLGSQVKNVSSRYSSVDYNGYRIMGLNNIELISDRPLDINLKEIKECIRLFPDRAMIVSLMADNNRESWHELIKQVEDTGAHGLELNFGCPHGMTERGMGAAVGQDPEIAKMVVEWVMEAAHIPVITKLTPNVHSVVPTGRAAVAGGTHALSLINTIQSVTGVDLDTFVPNPNVGGKSTFGGYCGPAVKPIALKFLTTISQDPLTSKVPVSGIGGISTWRDAVEFMLLGATSLQVCTAAMRYGFRIIEDLCEGLNNWMDEKGFATIYDFIGKSVPTLTHWEELDINYHIVANINQDKCIHCGLCYISCEDGSHQAISLSYGKPYNTYAIKEDECVGCNLCKLVCPVDNCITMKEQRHGDEYLNWKEFQRRGLPLNDH is encoded by the coding sequence ATGGCAGACCTTTCAACCAATTTCCTGGGCATCAAATCACCCAACCCTTTCTGGTTGGCCAGCGCACCACCCACCGATAAACAGGTCAACGTTCTCAGGGCATTCGAAGCCGGCTGGGGCGGCGTCGTATGGAAAACCTTAGGCAGCCAGGTGAAAAATGTCTCCTCCCGGTACTCCTCCGTAGATTATAACGGCTACCGTATTATGGGCCTCAATAATATTGAACTTATCAGCGATCGTCCTTTAGACATCAACCTGAAAGAAATCAAAGAATGCATCCGGTTATTCCCCGACCGTGCCATGATTGTATCCCTAATGGCTGATAATAACCGGGAAAGCTGGCATGAATTAATCAAACAAGTAGAAGACACCGGCGCACATGGCCTGGAACTGAATTTCGGTTGCCCCCATGGAATGACGGAACGAGGTATGGGAGCCGCAGTAGGACAGGATCCGGAAATAGCAAAGATGGTGGTAGAATGGGTAATGGAAGCTGCACATATTCCGGTCATTACAAAACTAACGCCTAATGTACATTCCGTCGTTCCCACAGGAAGAGCTGCGGTAGCGGGAGGCACCCATGCATTATCCCTGATTAATACCATCCAGTCAGTAACAGGGGTAGACTTAGACACTTTTGTACCCAATCCTAATGTAGGTGGCAAATCTACATTCGGTGGTTATTGTGGACCTGCTGTAAAACCCATTGCACTAAAGTTTTTAACGACGATCAGCCAGGATCCGCTTACCTCAAAGGTGCCGGTTTCTGGTATTGGTGGGATCAGTACCTGGCGCGATGCGGTAGAATTTATGTTACTCGGCGCTACCAGCTTGCAGGTGTGTACAGCAGCTATGCGATATGGGTTCAGGATTATTGAAGACTTGTGTGAAGGATTGAATAACTGGATGGATGAGAAGGGGTTTGCTACTATTTATGATTTTATTGGTAAATCAGTGCCGACATTGACGCATTGGGAGGAGCTGGATATTAATTATCATATAGTGGCGAATATCAACCAGGATAAGTGTATTCATTGTGGTTTGTGTTATATCAGTTGTGAAGATGGTTCACACCAGGCGATTAGCTTGTCTTATGGCAAGCCGTATAATACGTATGCTATTAAAGAGGATGAATGCGTGGGGTGTAACTTGTGTAAGCTGGTATGCCCGGTGGATAATTGTATTACGATGAAGGAGCAACGGCATGGAGACGAATATTTGAACTGGAAGGAGTTTCAGCGGAGGGGATTGCCATTGAATGACCATTGA
- a CDS encoding RagB/SusD family nutrient uptake outer membrane protein yields the protein MIQPRYAEVLLTYAEAKIGQNSSDQSVYDAINKVRQRGAANMHTLPAGLTQEHYVLPFVTKEL from the coding sequence GTGATACAGCCTCGGTATGCAGAAGTATTGCTCACGTATGCAGAAGCAAAAATCGGGCAGAACAGTAGTGATCAGTCAGTATACGATGCGATTAACAAAGTACGTCAGCGTGGAGCTGCGAATATGCATACATTGCCTGCGGGTTTGACACAGGAGCATTACGTGCTGCCGTTCGTCACGAAAGAATTGTAG